From a single Sinomonas atrocyanea genomic region:
- a CDS encoding TerC family protein, translated as MSVSPLVWGITIVVILALLAFDYFFHIRKAHVPTLREAAVWSSLYVGAAIVFGLLVLMFGGPTMGGEYFAGFITEKALSVDNLFVFLVIMASFRVPREDQQKVVLFGIVFALVARSAFIFAGVALINAFAWVFYLFGIILLVTAGNLLKSEDSGEEEADNVVIRLARRLLRTSEHYDGDKLFTVENGKRVLTPMLLVMVAIGGTDLLFALDSIPAIFGLTQNPYVVFTATAFSLMGLRQLFFLLDGLLDRLIYLSYGLAAILAFIGVKLILHALHENTLPFINGGEHVAVFEITTALSLSVIIGVLLVTVLASLYSRAGKAHAAVNNARRHAESYLDLGYTADLAERERVYRALLEEEQDILRMDKKYRDKVKDIEAIRAKVAQAHERHAEFTAR; from the coding sequence ATGTCCGTCTCTCCCCTTGTCTGGGGCATCACCATCGTGGTGATCCTGGCCCTGCTGGCCTTCGACTACTTCTTCCACATCCGCAAGGCGCACGTTCCCACCCTCAGGGAAGCGGCCGTGTGGTCCTCCCTCTACGTGGGGGCCGCGATCGTGTTCGGCCTGCTCGTGCTCATGTTCGGCGGCCCCACGATGGGCGGCGAGTACTTCGCCGGCTTCATCACCGAGAAGGCTCTCTCGGTCGACAACCTGTTCGTGTTCCTCGTGATCATGGCCAGCTTCCGGGTGCCCCGCGAGGACCAGCAGAAGGTGGTCCTGTTCGGGATCGTCTTCGCGCTGGTGGCCCGCTCGGCGTTCATCTTCGCCGGCGTCGCACTCATCAACGCGTTCGCGTGGGTGTTCTACCTCTTCGGCATCATCCTGCTCGTCACCGCCGGAAACCTCCTCAAGAGCGAGGACTCCGGCGAGGAGGAGGCGGACAACGTCGTGATCCGCCTCGCCCGCAGGCTCCTGCGGACCTCCGAGCACTACGACGGGGACAAGCTCTTCACCGTCGAGAACGGCAAGCGTGTCCTGACCCCGATGCTCCTGGTCATGGTCGCGATCGGCGGCACGGACCTGCTGTTCGCCCTCGACTCGATCCCCGCGATCTTCGGCCTCACGCAGAACCCGTACGTCGTCTTCACGGCCACCGCGTTCTCCCTCATGGGCCTGCGCCAGCTGTTCTTCCTGCTCGACGGCCTGCTGGACCGGCTCATCTACCTCTCGTACGGGCTCGCGGCCATCCTCGCGTTCATCGGGGTGAAGCTCATCCTGCACGCTCTGCACGAGAACACGCTGCCCTTCATCAACGGCGGCGAGCACGTGGCGGTCTTCGAGATCACCACGGCCCTCTCGCTCAGCGTGATCATCGGCGTCCTCCTGGTCACGGTCCTCGCCTCGCTCTACAGCCGGGCCGGCAAGGCGCACGCGGCCGTCAACAACGCCCGGCGCCACGCGGAGAGCTACCTCGACCTCGGCTACACTGCGGACCTGGCCGAGCGCGAGCGCGTGTACCGCGCCCTCCTGGAGGAGGAGCAGGACATCCTCCGGATGGACAAGAAGTACCGCGACAAGGTCAAGGACATCGAGGCGATCCGGGCCAAGGTCGCCCAGGCCCACGAGCGGCACGCCGAGTTCACGGCGCGCTGA
- a CDS encoding S53 family peptidase: MAPDHGSHRLSLRVLAVTAAVASAVGLAATSAAAAPPNPPPKSSKSFPGSVPSWAGSRTKTGIPLSNTTVEGEIYFNLPDLAGAKAAADAVSTPDSAAYGQYLKPGDWISKYAPTQDTVDATVNWLKAQGLVIMGVPQSRLYVVFRGTVAQINQVFSTTEQNYSFGGQTLIGPATAPSVPADIAASIQSVSVDQGRLLTRPALASPTSGEASPSSPDGNKPIQPPVTAPCSTSWGEKSVTLPEAYGTTSFPTFICGYTPKQLQGAYGVSTPGTVSSTAGSGQTVAIIDAYASPTIESDTNTWAAASGVPALAPGQYSQIVPDSQMFLDQALCAQPSGWQGEQTLDVQAVHGLAPGANILYVGGFNCGGGLDIAMSTILDGHLANIVSNSYGNVGEALSPDALQGEQNIHLQAAGEGIGLYFSSGDSGDEKANLGYASPDFPASSPYVTAVGGTSLAVGADDTYKFETGWGTARQRVVQDASGNLTYAGSLPGPFRFGAGGGTSAVFAQPAYQSGLVPAALAGGHRVSPDVASLADPYTGYRIGLSPITNDHVLKTGGFAFETYGGTSLASPLTAAQMAVAQATANKVIGFANPAIYDTAAAGGAEHDVAPPANPVSVAFSSTVSGNTYLVGMDHDSSLATAPGYDDVTGVGSMTEAFAQQVAAAH; the protein is encoded by the coding sequence ATGGCACCAGATCACGGTTCCCACCGGCTGTCCCTGCGCGTCCTGGCCGTCACCGCGGCCGTGGCCAGCGCAGTCGGGCTCGCCGCCACGAGTGCGGCGGCCGCGCCGCCCAACCCCCCTCCCAAGAGTTCGAAGTCGTTCCCCGGCTCGGTCCCCTCGTGGGCAGGATCGCGGACCAAGACCGGCATTCCGCTCAGCAACACGACCGTCGAGGGCGAGATCTACTTCAACCTCCCGGACCTGGCCGGGGCGAAGGCTGCGGCGGACGCAGTGTCGACCCCAGACAGCGCCGCCTACGGCCAGTACCTCAAGCCCGGGGACTGGATCTCGAAGTACGCCCCGACGCAGGACACGGTGGATGCGACCGTCAACTGGCTCAAGGCGCAGGGCCTCGTGATCATGGGCGTCCCGCAGAGCCGCCTGTACGTGGTCTTCCGGGGCACCGTCGCCCAGATCAACCAGGTGTTCAGCACCACCGAGCAGAACTACTCGTTCGGGGGCCAGACCCTCATCGGGCCGGCCACGGCGCCTTCGGTGCCCGCGGACATCGCGGCCTCGATCCAGTCGGTCTCGGTGGACCAGGGCCGGCTGCTGACCCGCCCGGCCCTCGCGTCGCCCACCTCCGGTGAGGCGTCCCCGTCGTCGCCGGACGGCAACAAGCCGATCCAGCCGCCGGTGACGGCGCCGTGCTCCACCTCCTGGGGCGAGAAGAGCGTCACCCTGCCGGAGGCCTACGGCACCACGAGCTTCCCGACGTTCATCTGCGGGTACACCCCGAAGCAGCTCCAGGGCGCTTACGGCGTCTCCACGCCGGGGACGGTGAGCAGCACCGCGGGCTCCGGCCAGACGGTCGCGATCATCGACGCGTACGCCTCGCCGACCATCGAGTCGGACACCAACACGTGGGCCGCTGCCAGCGGCGTCCCCGCCCTCGCGCCCGGACAGTACAGCCAGATCGTGCCGGACTCGCAGATGTTCCTCGACCAGGCGCTCTGCGCGCAGCCGAGCGGATGGCAGGGCGAGCAGACCCTCGACGTCCAGGCCGTGCACGGCCTCGCGCCCGGGGCCAACATCCTCTATGTGGGCGGGTTCAACTGCGGCGGCGGCCTCGACATCGCGATGTCGACGATCCTCGACGGGCACCTCGCGAACATCGTCTCCAACAGCTACGGCAATGTGGGCGAGGCGCTCTCCCCGGACGCCCTCCAGGGTGAGCAGAACATCCACCTGCAGGCGGCAGGGGAGGGCATCGGCCTGTACTTCTCCAGCGGCGACTCGGGCGACGAGAAGGCCAACCTCGGCTACGCGTCGCCGGACTTCCCCGCAAGCTCCCCGTACGTGACCGCGGTGGGCGGCACGAGCCTCGCGGTGGGCGCCGATGACACCTACAAGTTCGAGACCGGCTGGGGCACCGCGCGCCAGCGCGTGGTGCAGGACGCCTCGGGCAACCTCACCTACGCCGGCTCCCTGCCCGGGCCGTTCAGGTTCGGTGCCGGCGGCGGCACGAGCGCCGTCTTCGCCCAGCCCGCCTACCAGAGCGGGCTCGTGCCAGCAGCCCTGGCCGGCGGCCACCGCGTCTCGCCGGACGTCGCGTCCCTGGCGGACCCGTACACCGGCTACCGCATCGGCCTGAGCCCCATCACGAACGACCACGTCCTCAAGACGGGCGGCTTCGCGTTCGAGACCTACGGCGGCACCTCGCTCGCCAGCCCCCTGACGGCCGCGCAGATGGCGGTTGCCCAGGCCACGGCCAACAAGGTCATCGGGTTCGCGAACCCGGCGATCTACGACACCGCAGCGGCGGGAGGGGCGGAGCATGACGTCGCGCCGCCGGCCAACCCGGTCTCGGTCGCCTTCTCGAGCACGGTCAGCGGCAACACCTACCTGGTGGGCATGGACCACGATTCGTCCCTCGCGACGGCGCCGGGCTACGACGACGTCACCGGCGTCGGCAGCATGACCGAGGCGTTCGCGCAGCAGGTGGCGGCGGCGCACTGA
- a CDS encoding ribokinase codes for MDSTVVVVGSLNADLVFSAERMPAPGETVAGTGFAVHPGGKSANQAVAAARLGAAVRLVGSVGDDAHGRLLLASATAAGVDVSAVRAAGGVPTGVAGITVDAEGENSIVIVPGANALLGPAEVAEAARPPLAAFEGSAVVCLCLEVPQAAVLAAARAGRAAGALVLLNLSPYASVPAELAACVDVLLVNAQEAGQLLGRDGLGSGALDWDLVRTGLADLGFERAIVTLGPRGGMVLGPDGTAQIETIGVETVDTTGAGDGFAGALAARLAAGDGLEDAARYAAVAAALATTRHGAQPSYPDADEVRAALSREAAGS; via the coding sequence ATGGACTCCACCGTGGTCGTGGTCGGATCACTCAACGCGGACCTCGTCTTCTCCGCGGAGCGGATGCCCGCACCGGGCGAGACCGTCGCCGGGACGGGCTTCGCCGTCCATCCCGGCGGCAAGAGCGCGAACCAGGCGGTCGCCGCGGCGCGGCTCGGGGCCGCCGTGCGGCTCGTGGGGAGCGTCGGCGACGACGCGCACGGGCGCCTGCTCCTGGCCTCCGCCACCGCCGCGGGCGTGGACGTCTCCGCGGTCCGAGCGGCCGGCGGCGTGCCGACCGGGGTCGCGGGGATCACCGTCGACGCGGAGGGCGAGAACAGCATCGTGATCGTGCCGGGGGCGAACGCCCTGCTCGGCCCCGCCGAGGTCGCAGAAGCGGCGCGGCCGCCCCTCGCCGCCTTCGAGGGCTCCGCCGTGGTGTGCCTGTGCCTCGAGGTGCCCCAGGCCGCGGTGCTCGCCGCGGCCCGGGCCGGCCGCGCCGCGGGCGCCCTCGTGCTCCTCAACCTCTCTCCCTACGCCAGCGTCCCGGCGGAGCTCGCGGCGTGCGTGGACGTGCTGCTGGTCAACGCCCAGGAGGCCGGGCAGCTGCTCGGGCGGGACGGCCTCGGGTCCGGCGCCCTCGACTGGGACCTCGTGCGGACGGGCCTGGCGGACCTCGGGTTCGAGCGGGCGATCGTGACCCTCGGCCCGCGCGGCGGAATGGTGCTCGGCCCGGACGGGACGGCGCAGATCGAGACGATCGGCGTGGAGACGGTGGACACGACCGGCGCAGGAGACGGGTTCGCCGGCGCCCTCGCGGCCCGGCTCGCCGCAGGCGACGGCCTCGAGGACGCGGCCCGCTACGCCGCGGTCGCCGCCGCGCTCGCGACCACGCGCCACGGCGCGCAGCCCTCGTACCCGGACGCCGACGAGGTCCGGGCTGCGCTCTCGCGGGAGGCTGCGGGCTCGTAG
- a CDS encoding HNH endonuclease signature motif containing protein, translating to MLGGETVVGAVVELEFASRFPDVLAGGLEVSAEALAGPGGTARALHALADFDAYSAALRAVLVDRLAAEIAEEPLEGRHGQPTRLSGNIAHAVAVSELAALQGTSEHTAARALNFSTALVNTHPAVHEALASGDITEAHARALVDQAATLPQHAAEPYALEALARVRTRQGRLRTPGEFRALARDLRERLHPGSMAHRRAAAREDRRVWLQPEGDGMCTLSALLPAETATGMYERTDALARAARRADGEARTLAQLRADALAHAVLGARERTAAAPSAAVPFPEELLAEVKAEIVVHIPLAVALGASDAPAILDGHGAIDPATARALAAAAPTWQRLFTDAEGTPLALGRTAYRPPAGLRRFLQYRDGACRVPGCTRPAQNTEADHTTEWQDGGTTDAANLALLCPQHHALKSLALHHLTHDRTTEDTDGTDGTGTPAPALIWTTLLGQALPAEPLDRDHVLAPRATDHPPRGPSGKPATRGEPPGTPAHGADVAVREESPPPF from the coding sequence GTGCTGGGGGGTGAGACCGTGGTGGGTGCGGTGGTGGAGCTCGAGTTCGCGTCGCGGTTCCCCGATGTCCTCGCGGGTGGTCTCGAGGTCTCCGCCGAGGCCCTGGCCGGCCCAGGAGGGACTGCGCGGGCGCTGCATGCCCTGGCCGACTTCGACGCCTACAGCGCCGCCCTCCGCGCCGTCCTGGTCGACCGGCTCGCCGCCGAGATCGCCGAGGAGCCCCTCGAGGGCCGCCACGGCCAGCCCACCCGCCTCAGCGGGAACATCGCCCACGCCGTCGCCGTCTCCGAGCTCGCCGCCCTGCAGGGCACCTCCGAGCACACCGCCGCCCGGGCGCTGAACTTCTCCACCGCGCTGGTCAACACCCACCCGGCCGTGCACGAGGCCCTCGCCTCCGGAGACATCACCGAGGCCCACGCCCGCGCCCTCGTCGACCAGGCCGCCACCCTGCCCCAGCACGCCGCCGAGCCCTACGCCCTCGAGGCCCTCGCCCGGGTCCGCACCCGCCAGGGACGCCTCCGCACCCCGGGCGAGTTCCGCGCCCTCGCCCGCGACCTGCGCGAGCGCCTCCACCCCGGCTCCATGGCCCACCGCCGCGCCGCGGCCCGCGAGGACCGCAGGGTCTGGCTGCAGCCCGAAGGCGACGGCATGTGCACCCTCTCCGCACTCCTTCCCGCCGAGACGGCCACCGGGATGTACGAGCGCACCGACGCCCTCGCCCGCGCGGCCCGCCGCGCCGACGGCGAGGCACGCACCCTCGCCCAGCTCCGGGCGGATGCCCTGGCCCACGCGGTCCTCGGCGCCCGGGAACGCACGGCGGCGGCGCCCTCGGCGGCCGTCCCCTTCCCCGAGGAACTGCTCGCCGAGGTCAAGGCCGAGATCGTCGTCCACATCCCCCTCGCCGTCGCCCTCGGGGCCTCCGACGCCCCCGCCATCCTGGACGGCCATGGAGCCATCGACCCGGCCACCGCCCGCGCCCTCGCCGCCGCCGCGCCCACATGGCAGCGCCTCTTCACCGACGCCGAGGGCACACCCCTCGCCCTCGGCCGCACCGCCTACCGGCCCCCGGCCGGGCTGCGTCGCTTCCTCCAGTACCGCGACGGCGCCTGCCGCGTCCCCGGCTGCACCCGCCCCGCCCAGAACACCGAGGCAGACCACACCACCGAATGGCAGGACGGCGGCACCACCGACGCCGCCAACCTCGCCCTCCTGTGCCCCCAGCACCACGCCCTCAAGTCCCTCGCCCTCCACCACCTCACCCACGACCGCACCACCGAGGACACCGATGGCACAGACGGCACAGGCACACCCGCCCCCGCCCTGATCTGGACCACCCTCCTCGGCCAGGCCCTCCCCGCCGAGCCCCTCGACCGCGACCACGTCCTCGCCCCCAGGGCCACCGACCACCCACCACGGGGACCATCGGGCAAGCCGGCAACGCGCGGGGAACCACCGGGCACTCCGGCCCATGGCGCGGATGTCGCGGTGCGGGAGGAATCACCCCCGCCGTTCTGA
- the fbaA gene encoding class II fructose-bisphosphate aldolase, with product MPIATPEKYAEMIDSAKAGGYAFPAVNVTSSQTLNAAIRGFAEAGSDGIIQVSTGGAAYWSGASVKDMVIGSLGFAAFAREVAKSYDVNIALHTDHCPKDKLDGFVLPLLAASEAEVKAGRDPLFNSHMWDGSAETLEENLRIAKELLPRTAAAKMILEVEIGAVGGEEDGVENAINEKLYSTVADGLATVEALGAGENGRYITALTFGNVHGVYKPGNVKLRPEILKDIQAQVGAKIGKDNPFDLVFHGGSGSSEQEIADAVSYGVIKMNIDTDTQYAFTRPVAGHMFANYDGVLKVDGEVGNKKTYDPRVWGAAAEAGMAARVVEAAQQLGSAGKSIK from the coding sequence ATGCCTATCGCCACCCCTGAGAAGTACGCAGAGATGATCGACTCCGCCAAGGCCGGCGGCTACGCATTCCCTGCGGTGAACGTCACCTCGTCGCAGACCCTCAACGCCGCCATCCGCGGCTTCGCCGAGGCCGGCTCCGACGGCATCATCCAGGTCTCCACGGGCGGTGCGGCCTACTGGTCCGGCGCCTCGGTCAAGGACATGGTGATCGGCTCCCTCGGGTTCGCCGCGTTCGCCCGCGAGGTCGCCAAGAGCTACGACGTCAACATTGCGCTCCACACGGACCACTGCCCCAAGGACAAGCTGGACGGCTTCGTCCTGCCGCTGCTCGCCGCGTCCGAGGCCGAGGTCAAGGCCGGCCGCGACCCGCTGTTCAACTCGCACATGTGGGACGGCTCCGCCGAGACCCTCGAGGAGAACCTGCGCATCGCCAAGGAGCTCCTGCCCCGCACCGCCGCCGCCAAGATGATCCTCGAGGTCGAGATCGGCGCTGTGGGCGGCGAGGAGGACGGCGTCGAGAACGCCATCAACGAGAAGCTCTACAGCACCGTGGCGGACGGCCTCGCGACGGTCGAGGCCCTCGGCGCCGGCGAGAACGGCCGCTACATCACCGCCCTGACCTTCGGCAACGTCCACGGCGTCTACAAGCCCGGCAACGTCAAGCTCCGCCCGGAGATCCTCAAGGACATCCAGGCCCAGGTCGGCGCCAAGATCGGCAAGGACAACCCGTTCGACCTCGTCTTCCACGGCGGCTCCGGCTCGAGCGAGCAGGAGATCGCGGACGCCGTCTCCTACGGCGTGATCAAGATGAACATCGACACCGACACGCAGTACGCGTTCACCCGCCCGGTGGCCGGCCACATGTTCGCGAACTACGACGGCGTGCTCAAGGTCGACGGCGAGGTCGGCAACAAGAAGACCTACGACCCGCGCGTGTGGGGCGCCGCCGCGGAGGCCGGCATGGCCGCCCGCGTGGTCGAGGCCGCGCAGCAGCTCGGCTCCGCCGGCAAGTCCATCAAGTAA
- a CDS encoding DUF3151 domain-containing protein has protein sequence MAGEHRTNLLGPEPTRLPAETEVYRGLALGESAEELVADYPASSLLWAILADEAWAKGRTVESYAYARVGYHRGLDALRKSGWRGAGPVPWEHEPNRGFLRSLHALGRAASAIGEPGEPERIDEFLAGADPTAKAAIEALGAEA, from the coding sequence ATGGCGGGGGAGCACCGCACCAACCTCCTCGGCCCGGAGCCCACCCGGCTGCCGGCCGAGACGGAGGTCTACCGCGGCCTCGCCCTCGGGGAGTCCGCCGAGGAGCTCGTGGCCGACTACCCGGCCTCCTCGCTCCTCTGGGCCATCCTCGCCGATGAGGCGTGGGCGAAGGGCCGCACCGTCGAGTCCTACGCCTACGCCCGTGTGGGGTACCACCGCGGCCTTGACGCCCTCCGCAAGAGCGGGTGGCGCGGCGCCGGGCCGGTGCCCTGGGAGCACGAGCCCAACCGGGGCTTCCTCCGCTCGCTGCACGCCCTCGGCCGCGCCGCCTCCGCCATAGGCGAGCCGGGAGAGCCCGAGCGCATCGACGAGTTCCTCGCCGGTGCCGACCCGACCGCCAAGGCCGCGATCGAGGCGCTCGGCGCCGAGGCGTAG
- a CDS encoding CG0192-related protein, translating into MAIIHHATLVPGKLDLIASWLERQPWSPGPPAVGRLERVGTYRFDDPQGEVGIEGFLVRSGEAVLHLVLTYRGAPLDGAEDALIGTMEHSVLGTRWVYDAAGDPVGRAALIRGARGEQPQAVLEVHGPEGTTVRASDLRVRSVAAAAGEPEGQDAAPLRIARVLGTPGVPADTVTGRWLLVTSLDGEDVTLAAAH; encoded by the coding sequence GTGGCGATCATCCATCACGCGACCCTCGTGCCCGGCAAGCTCGACCTCATCGCCTCCTGGCTCGAGCGGCAGCCGTGGAGCCCCGGCCCGCCGGCGGTCGGCCGCCTCGAGCGCGTGGGCACCTACCGCTTCGATGACCCGCAGGGCGAGGTCGGCATCGAGGGCTTCCTCGTGCGCAGCGGGGAGGCCGTCCTCCACCTGGTCCTCACGTACCGCGGGGCGCCGCTCGACGGTGCGGAGGACGCCCTGATCGGCACGATGGAGCACTCCGTGCTCGGCACCCGCTGGGTCTACGACGCAGCGGGCGACCCGGTGGGCCGGGCGGCACTGATCCGCGGCGCCCGCGGGGAACAGCCCCAGGCCGTGCTCGAAGTGCACGGCCCGGAGGGCACCACGGTCCGCGCATCGGACCTGCGCGTCCGCTCCGTGGCGGCGGCCGCGGGCGAGCCGGAGGGGCAGGACGCGGCACCGCTCAGGATCGCCCGAGTGCTCGGGACTCCCGGCGTCCCGGCGGACACCGTCACGGGCCGGTGGCTGCTCGTCACGTCCCTGGACGGAGAGGACGTCACCCTCGCGGCCGCCCATTGA
- the glmS gene encoding glutamine--fructose-6-phosphate transaminase (isomerizing), with amino-acid sequence MCGIVGYIGTEAAAPFLIEGLARLEYRGYDSAGIAVLGTNGATVVRTVGRVRALESALPKRLSGKVGIGHTRWATHGPVAERNAHPHSSADGRISVVHNGIIDNAANLRTSLRAAGVDLASDTDTEVIAHLVARSEAETLEAAVLETLGRISGTYALAVVDTRHPDRIVVARSGSPLILGVGEKEMFVASDVAALVRHTNRVVHLEDGELATVTASGFRTFDRAANATDRVPVEIAVAAEDLELSGHEHYMLKEMQEQPAAAETCLRGRLDERFATARLDGLGLEPRELRSFRRVKILGCGSAYYVGQLGAQLIEELARIPADAEPASEFRYRQPIIEHDTLYVAVSQSGETADTAFAVNEIRRKGGRVIGLVNVVGSTIAREVDGGIYLHAGPEVAVASTKALTNMGLAFALLALHLGRLHDLSHADGQRILRGLKAIPEQIRRILDAEDQVAAAARRIASASSAFYIGRVRGFPVAREGAQKLKEISYVHAEAYQTSELKHGPLALIDEAMPTIAIIPDDELTERNIAAAEQVLARRGPVLAITHEGVELDLPGVESIQVPKNEPELDPILLTIPTQMLAYHAALALGHDIDKPRNLAKSVTVE; translated from the coding sequence ATGTGTGGAATCGTCGGCTACATCGGCACCGAGGCCGCCGCGCCCTTCCTCATCGAGGGGCTGGCCCGGCTCGAGTACCGGGGCTACGACTCGGCGGGGATCGCGGTGCTCGGAACCAACGGTGCGACCGTGGTGCGCACCGTCGGGCGCGTCCGCGCCCTCGAGTCGGCGCTCCCCAAGCGGCTCTCCGGCAAGGTCGGGATCGGCCACACCCGCTGGGCCACGCACGGGCCCGTCGCCGAGCGGAACGCCCACCCGCACAGCAGCGCCGACGGGCGGATCAGCGTGGTGCACAACGGGATCATCGACAACGCCGCCAACCTCCGCACCTCCCTGCGGGCCGCCGGCGTGGACCTCGCCAGCGACACCGACACCGAGGTGATCGCCCACCTCGTCGCACGCTCGGAGGCCGAGACGCTCGAGGCCGCAGTCCTCGAGACCCTGGGCCGGATCAGCGGGACCTACGCCCTCGCCGTCGTCGACACCCGGCACCCGGACCGGATCGTCGTTGCCCGCAGCGGGTCCCCGCTCATCCTGGGTGTGGGGGAGAAGGAGATGTTCGTCGCCAGCGACGTCGCAGCGCTCGTCCGCCACACGAACCGGGTGGTGCACCTCGAGGACGGCGAGCTGGCCACGGTCACCGCCTCGGGCTTCCGCACCTTCGACCGTGCCGCGAACGCGACGGACCGCGTGCCGGTCGAGATCGCCGTGGCCGCCGAGGACCTCGAACTGTCCGGGCACGAGCACTACATGCTCAAGGAGATGCAGGAGCAGCCCGCCGCCGCCGAGACGTGCCTGCGCGGGCGGCTCGACGAGCGCTTCGCCACCGCCCGCCTCGACGGGCTCGGCCTCGAGCCCCGCGAGCTCCGCAGCTTCCGCCGCGTCAAGATCCTCGGCTGCGGCTCGGCCTACTACGTCGGGCAGCTCGGCGCGCAGCTCATCGAGGAGCTCGCCCGGATCCCCGCCGACGCCGAACCGGCCTCCGAGTTCCGCTACCGCCAGCCGATCATCGAGCACGATACCCTCTACGTCGCCGTGAGCCAGAGCGGCGAGACGGCGGACACCGCCTTCGCCGTGAACGAGATCCGGCGCAAGGGCGGCCGGGTGATCGGCCTCGTCAACGTCGTCGGGTCCACGATCGCCCGGGAGGTCGACGGCGGGATCTACCTCCACGCCGGCCCCGAGGTCGCGGTGGCGTCCACCAAGGCGCTGACGAACATGGGCCTGGCGTTCGCCCTCCTCGCGCTGCACCTGGGCCGCCTGCACGATCTCTCCCACGCCGACGGCCAGCGCATCCTGCGCGGGCTCAAGGCCATCCCGGAGCAGATCCGGCGGATCCTCGACGCCGAGGACCAGGTCGCCGCCGCGGCCCGCCGCATCGCCTCGGCCAGCAGCGCGTTCTACATCGGGCGCGTGCGCGGCTTCCCCGTGGCCCGCGAGGGCGCGCAGAAGCTCAAGGAGATCAGCTACGTGCACGCCGAGGCGTACCAGACGAGCGAGCTCAAGCACGGCCCGCTGGCCCTGATCGACGAGGCGATGCCCACCATCGCGATCATCCCGGACGACGAGCTGACCGAGCGCAACATCGCCGCCGCCGAGCAGGTCCTCGCGCGCAGGGGGCCGGTCCTCGCCATCACCCACGAGGGGGTGGAGCTGGACCTGCCGGGGGTCGAGAGCATCCAGGTTCCCAAGAACGAGCCGGAGCTGGACCCCATCCTGCTCACGATCCCGACCCAGATGCTCGCGTACCACGCGGCCCTGGCCCTCGGCCACGACATCGACAAGCCGCGCAACCTCGCCAAGTCCGTCACCGTCGAATGA
- a CDS encoding NAD(P)/FAD-dependent oxidoreductase, which yields MGTPERIVIVGGGVAGFSAAQELRSRGYAGALTLVSPEGLPYDRPPLSKGYLLGTEDAGRILLAPESWYAEHGVEVVAARATALDLSGYRPVAVLERGTRLGADRLLVATGALPRRLGIPGGERALALRSRGDADALRRVLVPGARIAVVGAGLIGAEVASAAAALGADATLIDPVATPLVPAVGEDLALRLHAMHGERGVATLVAAPAAIEDGTHDAAPHLVRLAGGRAVAADAVVVGVGVTPDTALAEAAGLEADDGIVVGPDGSTSHHAVFAAGDATRVRRQVAVVRGGPPAVLQRRAEHWEAAVRSGQAAAAGMLGEAPAEVGAPWFWSDRHGVHVEAVGTMDARQAPGARTVLREADGVPVAAFLVAADGHLLGAAAIDQPLVVRAARRIIDRGLVPDPDRLADPSVDPRRLAR from the coding sequence GTGGGCACGCCCGAGCGCATCGTCATCGTGGGTGGCGGGGTCGCCGGCTTCAGCGCGGCGCAGGAGCTGCGGTCCCGCGGCTACGCCGGCGCCCTCACCCTGGTCTCCCCCGAGGGCCTGCCCTACGACCGGCCGCCGCTGAGCAAGGGCTACCTCCTCGGCACCGAGGACGCCGGCCGGATCCTGCTCGCGCCCGAGTCCTGGTACGCCGAGCACGGCGTGGAGGTCGTCGCCGCGCGCGCCACGGCGCTGGACCTCTCCGGCTACCGTCCCGTGGCGGTGCTGGAGCGCGGGACGCGACTGGGCGCCGACCGCCTCCTGGTGGCCACCGGCGCCCTCCCGCGGCGCCTGGGCATCCCCGGCGGCGAGCGGGCCCTCGCCCTGCGCTCCCGCGGCGACGCCGACGCGCTCCGCCGCGTCCTCGTCCCCGGGGCCCGCATCGCCGTGGTCGGCGCCGGCCTCATCGGCGCCGAGGTCGCCTCCGCGGCCGCGGCCCTCGGCGCGGACGCCACGCTCATCGACCCTGTCGCGACCCCGCTCGTGCCGGCCGTCGGCGAGGATCTGGCCCTCAGGCTCCACGCGATGCACGGCGAGCGCGGAGTCGCCACGCTCGTGGCGGCGCCTGCCGCGATCGAGGACGGGACGCACGACGCCGCCCCGCACCTCGTGCGCCTGGCCGGCGGCCGCGCGGTGGCCGCCGACGCCGTGGTGGTCGGCGTGGGCGTCACCCCGGACACCGCGCTCGCCGAGGCGGCAGGCCTCGAGGCCGACGACGGGATCGTGGTGGGTCCGGACGGCTCCACGTCCCATCACGCGGTCTTCGCGGCCGGCGACGCGACCCGGGTGCGGCGGCAGGTCGCCGTCGTGCGCGGCGGCCCCCCAGCTGTGCTGCAGCGGCGCGCGGAGCACTGGGAGGCGGCCGTCCGCTCGGGCCAGGCGGCGGCCGCCGGGATGCTCGGCGAGGCCCCGGCCGAGGTCGGTGCGCCGTGGTTCTGGTCGGACCGGCACGGCGTGCACGTCGAGGCCGTGGGGACGATGGACGCCCGGCAGGCCCCTGGAGCCCGGACCGTGCTGCGGGAGGCGGACGGGGTGCCTGTCGCGGCGTTCCTCGTCGCCGCGGACGGGCACCTGCTCGGCGCCGCCGCGATCGACCAGCCGCTCGTGGTGCGGGCGGCCCGGCGGATCATCGACCGCGGGCTCGTCCCCGACCCCGACCGGCTCGCCGACCCTTCGGTGGATCCGCGGCGGCTCGCCCGCTAG